GAGCTTCAGTTCCTTGTCTGCTTCCTGTTCCAGCACAGTGCTAAGCTGCTTGGCGGCGTTTCGGGTAATTTTTACCTTCATCAGTCAGTCTCCCTTGTCATTGGTATCGTACCTCTTCATATTAGCAAACCGGTAAATCTTGATGCAACGCAAGAAAGTGTTACAATATTCCAAGCGAGAGAGGAGAGGGAACATATGCCGATCGATTTCAGAAGTGATACCGTAACCAAGCCCACGGAAGAGATGAAGCGTGCCATGCTCGAAGCCGAAGTCGGTGACGATGTATACGGGGAAGACCCGACAGTAAATCGCTTGGAAAAGTTGGCCGCCGAGATATTGGGAAAGGAGGCTGCGCTGTTCGTTACCAGCGGTACGCAGGGCAACCAGCTGGCCGTGCTCACCCATTGCGTCAATGGCGATGAGGTGATTATGGAAGCGGATTCCCATATCTTTTACTCCGAGGGCGGGGCGGTTGCAGCGCTGGCGGGAGTTCAGACGAGAACCATCAATGGCGAGCGTGGCGTCATTACCCCGGAGGCCATCGCAAGAGCCGTCCGCAGCCGGAATATACACTTCCCCCGGACACGCTTGCTCTGCATGGAAAATACGCATAATCGCGCAGGCGGAGCGGTCATCAGCCCCGAACAAATGAAAGCGGCTTATGAGGCTGCGCACAGCAGAGGTGTCGCTGTCCATCTGGATGGCGCGCGGCTGTTCAATGCTGCGGTGGCGCTTAAGCGGGAGATATCCGACTTTACGCGCTATGCGGATACGGTGCAAGTCTGTTTGTCCAAAGGATTGAGTGCGCCAATCGGCTCCGTTTTGGCCGGCAGCCGGGATTTTATCGAAGAAGCCCGCTGGTGGCGCAAAAAGCTGGGCGGCGGCATGCGCCAGGCCGGGTATATCGCGGCGCCCGGAATCCTCGCATTAACCGAGATGGTGCCGAGACTGGAAGAAGACCATCATCGCGCAAAGCGTTTGGCGGAGGGCTTGCGCCAGCTCTCATTGACCGTTGAGCCCGTCGAAACCAATATCGTACTGGTACATACCGAGCGTGCGGGGATGAATGCTGTCCAATTTCTGGAACAGCTCGCAGAGCGAGGTGTGCTCGCGGTCGATTTCGACGAGTCATTGGTCCGCTTTACGACTCATCGCCATATCACAGATCAGGACATCCAAGCCGCGCTTACCGCCGTGGAGGCGATTCTCCCGGCATAGGCCGATCATCTTTCAGACCTGGAAAAAATGGGGCAGGAGAAGATGCGGTACTGCTTCGGGCGTACCGCATCCGCTTCGCCCTCTCCCCATACTTCCGCTTCCCTGTTCCTGCTGGGAGGCCACCTCATCCCTTCTCTTTCCCCTTGAGCGCGAAATCCAGCGCTTGCACCTTCACTTCGACATGAATGGGAATCTTGCTGAACCGCTCGTCCCAGTCCATTTCCAGTTTGCGCCAGACTTCCGGGTAACGGATATGCAGTTTTTTTCCAAATCCCGCCACGTCGGCTTGGAATTCCTTCTGGATTTTTTGCAGACTGTTCTCGATCAGTTTTTTTATCTGTTCGGCTGTTGCCTGCTCGATTTTTTTCATATAGGCACGATCAAAAGCGTTTTCCTTCAGATTCCAATCTTCTCCCAGACTCCCCTCGGCATCCACTTTGACGGTAAAGGAGACTTGGCCGTTTTTGACTTGCGGAATAATCCTGCTCTTCGCTTTATCAATTTCAAAAGAGAAGGGTTCTCCCCCTTTTTCAATCGCGGATTCGATGATCCCGCCCACATGCGATTCCTCCGATTTGCCGCTTCCCTGGATCAGGTTGATGCCGGCAGTCTCCGCTTCGCTCAGCCAGCCGAGCATTTTCCCGGTTTTTCCGTTGATGACGGCCCCTCCCGCCAATTTCATCTCCTTTTGATGGACGACGACCCGGGGGACGAGGAAGCAGCGTTTGGTCGCCAAGTTTTCTGACGCGGTTCCCACGGAGATCGGCATGGCGATATGATTCGACTTCGACAGGTTATTGACCAGATTGAGCAATTCCAGAGAAGGCAGGTCTTCATTTTTTGTCTGGGCCTCCAGCACATCCTGGCCCCGTCCTTTTGCAATCGTCAGGTAGACCGTCCGGCGCATTTCATTGTTGCGTAGGTAGAGGTTCAACAATTGGGCCATATTGATTCGACGAGCGACGTCCTCGCCGAGAATGACGATCTTGAGATGCATGAAATAGGGGGGACGGCCGGTCCGCGTAGAGGTTTCCCGAAGGATCTGAAAAGCGGTGTCTCCCGTACTGGTTACATTCAAATACGGCTTTTGGTTGGAAGGGTTGCTTCTATTGCCGCCGCCGACGATTTTGTGATTGACGTGCTGAAAGGTCAGCGACAAGGGAATCAACTTTTTGTGCTGGTGTTTGCTCTCTGTTTCGTTTGGCCGATCCTGGGCCGTATGGGAATCGATAGACATGCCAATCGTGATGCCCAGTTCTTCAATCTCGCGTCGATCCCAACAGCTGCTCGAAAGTAAGCTGCCCAGCAGCAAAAGCAGCGTGAACAGGTATCTTTTCCGGAGCATCATGCTTTTTCCACTCCCGAACCGTTTTGTTGATCCTGCCTTTTCCGAAGCAGCACAGCCAGGAGGAGCAAAGACAACGGGATCAGCAAAGAGGTTAGCAAGGAAGCATTCCCGATTATAAGCCCCAGTCCCAGAGCTTCGTTCAGATCCTCCGGATACAGGGCGATTCCGTACATCACCGGGATCAGCAGGAGCATCACGCGCTTCTTTTTCCAACCGAATAGCAGGTGGATACCCAGGGAGGCCAGGTAGAGATTGATAAAAAATGTCGTAAACATATTCAGGATCCATATGCTGATGAAAAAGATCTCGAAGTGTTCAAAAAAGGCGCCGGGAAACTCAATTTGTTTGACGAACTCCATCGTCGGCCATGTCAGTGTCTTTACCTCCTCCAGCGTCAGGGAGCCAATGACCATGATGACGATAATCATGTAGATGATGGTGACGAGAGCCATGCCTGCCAACAGGGGCCAAAACGCCTTTTTTGCATGTCTCGTGTAGGCCAGCAGAAACAGGATGATTTCGAAGCCCGAAAATGCCTGCGAAGTGGAGAGCACACCGGGTGCGAGCGGTGCGAATCCTGTGGGGAAAACGATTGCTCAGCACCAGACAAATCCACATCGCCACGCTGGAGATGATTCCTCCCAAAATGACATCGATCCACACGTCCGGGGTCCCGACATCCTCCGCGACGACGCGAGGAAGGGTAAGGATGGCGACCCCAAATACAGTGGAGATGACTGTGATCGTCAACTGAAACGGTGGAAAGAGGGCCACGGACACCACTCTCCTTATGGTTTAGATGGATCGGAACGTTTTCGGTCAAGCGGGTGAAACATCGAGGGGCGTTTGCTTAACAAGCGATTGATCGAAGTGCGAACA
This sequence is a window from Brevibacillus composti. Protein-coding genes within it:
- the ltaE gene encoding low-specificity L-threonine aldolase, which gives rise to MPIDFRSDTVTKPTEEMKRAMLEAEVGDDVYGEDPTVNRLEKLAAEILGKEAALFVTSGTQGNQLAVLTHCVNGDEVIMEADSHIFYSEGGAVAALAGVQTRTINGERGVITPEAIARAVRSRNIHFPRTRLLCMENTHNRAGGAVISPEQMKAAYEAAHSRGVAVHLDGARLFNAAVALKREISDFTRYADTVQVCLSKGLSAPIGSVLAGSRDFIEEARWWRKKLGGGMRQAGYIAAPGILALTEMVPRLEEDHHRAKRLAEGLRQLSLTVEPVETNIVLVHTERAGMNAVQFLEQLAERGVLAVDFDESLVRFTTHRHITDQDIQAALTAVEAILPA
- a CDS encoding Ger(x)C family spore germination protein — translated: MMLRKRYLFTLLLLLGSLLSSSCWDRREIEELGITIGMSIDSHTAQDRPNETESKHQHKKLIPLSLTFQHVNHKIVGGGNRSNPSNQKPYLNVTSTGDTAFQILRETSTRTGRPPYFMHLKIVILGEDVARRINMAQLLNLYLRNNEMRRTVYLTIAKGRGQDVLEAQTKNEDLPSLELLNLVNNLSKSNHIAMPISVGTASENLATKRCFLVPRVVVHQKEMKLAGGAVINGKTGKMLGWLSEAETAGINLIQGSGKSEESHVGGIIESAIEKGGEPFSFEIDKAKSRIIPQVKNGQVSFTVKVDAEGSLGEDWNLKENAFDRAYMKKIEQATAEQIKKLIENSLQKIQKEFQADVAGFGKKLHIRYPEVWRKLEMDWDERFSKIPIHVEVKVQALDFALKGKEKG
- a CDS encoding GerAB/ArcD/ProY family transporter; this encodes MLSTSQAFSGFEIILFLLAYTRHAKKAFWPLLAGMALVTIIYMIIVIMVIGSLTLEEVKTLTWPTMEFVKQIEFPGAFFEHFEIFFISIWILNMFTTFFINLYLASLGIHLLFGWKKKRVMLLLIPVMYGIALYPEDLNEALGLGLIIGNASLLTSLLIPLSLLLLAVLLRKRQDQQNGSGVEKA